A genomic region of Mitsuaria sp. 7 contains the following coding sequences:
- a CDS encoding PP2C family serine/threonine-protein phosphatase — protein MLKIRVAACSEQGARNNNEDAIVAHENGPGWYAVLADGAGGHRNGAEAARRAVHRMQTSLGDATLPWRPELLTGAVLAAHDDVRRGVEGTGRDRMHTTLVALCVDAQRNFALWTHVGDSRLYRIRGGQIDTITQDDSVVQMLIEAGLLTPEQAEDHPHKNHLVAALGIEDDLNPHTTSPQPLQDGDVFLLCSDGWWGSAGDTLIHDTLGAAGSPDDWLAAMRGVIEERRLPDQDNFSAIALWVGEPVLASVAQTPTDEAGSAAQESTVDSGPIPLEEEEEDDSTRRMPL, from the coding sequence ATGCTCAAGATCAGGGTTGCCGCCTGCAGCGAACAAGGCGCGCGCAACAACAACGAGGACGCCATCGTGGCGCACGAGAACGGCCCCGGCTGGTATGCCGTGCTGGCCGACGGCGCCGGCGGCCACCGCAACGGGGCCGAGGCCGCGCGCCGGGCCGTGCACCGCATGCAGACCAGCCTGGGCGACGCGACGCTGCCGTGGCGCCCGGAGCTGCTCACCGGCGCGGTGCTGGCCGCGCACGACGACGTGCGTCGCGGCGTCGAAGGCACCGGCCGCGACCGCATGCACACGACGCTGGTCGCGCTGTGCGTCGACGCGCAGCGCAACTTCGCGCTGTGGACGCACGTGGGCGACTCGCGCCTGTACCGCATCCGCGGCGGGCAGATCGACACGATCACGCAGGACGACAGCGTCGTGCAGATGCTGATCGAGGCCGGCCTCCTGACGCCCGAGCAGGCGGAAGACCACCCGCACAAGAACCACCTCGTGGCCGCGCTCGGCATCGAGGACGACCTGAACCCGCACACCACCTCGCCGCAGCCGCTGCAGGACGGGGACGTCTTCCTGCTGTGCAGCGACGGCTGGTGGGGCAGCGCGGGCGACACCCTGATCCACGACACGCTGGGTGCCGCCGGGTCGCCGGACGACTGGCTGGCGGCGATGCGCGGGGTGATCGAGGAACGGCGGCTGCCGGATCAGGACAACTTCAGCGCGATCGCGCTGTGGGTGGGCGAACCGGTGCTGGCCTCCGTGGCGCAGACGCCCACGGACGAAGCGGGCAGCGCAGCGCAGGAGTCGACGGTCGACTCCGGCCCGATCCCGCTGGAAGAGGAAGAAGAGGACGACTCGACGCGGCGCATGCCGCTCTGA